A genomic segment from Sphingopyxis sp. DBS4 encodes:
- a CDS encoding LuxR C-terminal-related transcriptional regulator — translation MSDSRSHTFEDAERWARLTDKQRACLDLLIERQTSKQIARQLGIAKPTVDLRLTKARDILGTANRDETAIVYARLKQTYDRITCDPIDLPPPPALVPSHFPDGGPADAMALNDSVLAADGPMEASPPFRDFWRHDHARTRRALIMAAMLVALVLLILSGLAIAQALTTLISG, via the coding sequence ATGAGTGATTCGAGGTCGCACACATTTGAGGACGCCGAACGCTGGGCGCGCCTCACTGACAAGCAGCGGGCCTGCCTCGATCTCCTGATCGAGCGACAGACCTCGAAGCAGATTGCGCGGCAGCTCGGAATCGCCAAGCCCACCGTCGATCTCCGGCTGACCAAGGCGCGCGACATATTGGGGACGGCGAACCGCGACGAGACCGCGATCGTCTATGCCCGCCTCAAACAGACCTATGATCGGATCACATGCGATCCGATCGACCTTCCGCCGCCGCCTGCGCTCGTGCCATCCCACTTCCCGGACGGAGGCCCGGCCGACGCGATGGCGCTGAACGACAGTGTCCTGGCGGCGGACGGGCCGATGGAGGCCAGCCCGCCGTTCAGGGATTTCTGGAGGCATGACCATGCCCGGACAAGGCGAGCGCTGATCATGGCGGCCATGCTGGTCGCACTGGTCCTGCTCATCTTATCGGGGCTCGCCATCGCCCAGGCGCTGACGACGCTGATCTCCGGCTGA
- a CDS encoding TolC family protein, with amino-acid sequence MHIHMRAALLAGAALLAGSVWAQPLTLDQAVERAIAASPELRAGEAGVDAARADQLQARVRPNPTVSVDMDNGVGTGSYGLFRQSELTVTYPKGQHPSGRPRGGRPD; translated from the coding sequence ATGCATATTCATATGCGCGCCGCCCTGTTGGCCGGGGCTGCGCTGCTGGCGGGGTCCGTATGGGCTCAGCCGCTAACGCTCGACCAGGCGGTCGAGCGGGCCATCGCTGCATCGCCAGAGCTCAGAGCGGGTGAAGCGGGGGTCGACGCCGCGCGTGCCGACCAGCTGCAAGCCCGCGTTCGTCCCAATCCGACCGTCTCGGTCGATATGGACAATGGCGTCGGCACGGGCAGCTATGGCCTGTTCCGACAGTCAGAACTGACCGTCACCTATCCGAAAGGCCAGCACCCAAGCGGTCGACCCAGAGGCGGCCGTCCGGATTGA
- a CDS encoding DUF3703 domain-containing protein, protein MMTSTEKPLTRAIVAPLLRDQCRLFRESRRFGDEAAAWRALEWEHILSQPYMGPHLASHWHMFRYAIELGDSREAAGQAMRFLLVPLGSLTGRLPAGNNGRAHVSAFDPMPLPEGLAVLIEAARSATERDARKG, encoded by the coding sequence ATGATGACATCGACTGAAAAACCGCTGACCCGGGCCATCGTCGCGCCGCTCCTGCGCGACCAATGTCGCCTGTTCCGCGAATCAAGACGATTCGGCGATGAAGCCGCCGCGTGGCGGGCGCTGGAATGGGAGCATATCTTGAGCCAGCCCTATATGGGCCCGCATCTGGCCTCGCACTGGCACATGTTCCGCTATGCGATCGAACTCGGCGATAGCCGCGAAGCCGCCGGTCAGGCGATGCGGTTCCTGCTCGTCCCGCTCGGCTCGCTGACCGGCCGGCTCCCGGCCGGGAACAATGGACGCGCGCACGTGAGCGCCTTCGATCCGATGCCGCTGCCGGAGGGCCTGGCGGTACTGATCGAGGCGGCCCGGTCGGCGACCGAACGCGACGCCCGAAAGGGCTGA
- a CDS encoding TolC family protein produces MKSIVVAASIVALVAGANSAPAAAQSAATELVGPPSSAGEAVRTGPLPARLSLAQAMEEADARSPRVVAAEAEVEAARGRQRQAGYRFNPILNVDVENFAGTGPYSGLNGLETTVSVNQRLDIGGRRRARMTLADAEFLAAQYRLEIARADLALEVRNQFATALAARDSLALARENEARARELVRVAQAMVDTGNEPPLRAFRANAALVQATAELRTAEAEERTARRSLAALLGSSVAPAELVEGDLWVMPASVDSLATLDVRLAETDRLIAEARLQGQHADGRLDPSVGFGVRQLRDTGDRALIANVSVPLPIFDRNRGNISAAKSDVAAAIARRENAVVNAEAKIANAQAELDAAQARLAALEGSGIEQAREGVRLAELSYRAGKSSLVEYIDAQQAYAATQAELIAARQARAEARAILSRQAAADGDADHQP; encoded by the coding sequence ATGAAATCCATAGTTGTCGCCGCGAGTATCGTGGCGCTCGTTGCAGGCGCAAATTCCGCGCCCGCCGCTGCCCAGTCGGCAGCGACGGAGCTGGTGGGACCGCCTTCTTCCGCAGGCGAGGCCGTGCGTACCGGCCCGCTTCCCGCTCGATTGTCCCTCGCCCAGGCGATGGAGGAGGCCGACGCGCGCTCGCCGCGCGTGGTTGCCGCCGAAGCCGAAGTGGAGGCCGCGCGCGGTCGCCAGCGTCAGGCGGGCTATCGCTTCAACCCCATCCTTAACGTCGATGTCGAGAATTTTGCAGGCACTGGCCCCTACTCGGGTCTGAATGGTCTCGAAACGACGGTCTCGGTCAATCAGCGTCTCGATATCGGCGGGCGCCGCCGCGCGCGCATGACGCTCGCCGACGCCGAGTTTCTGGCCGCGCAATATCGGCTTGAGATTGCCCGCGCAGATCTCGCGCTCGAGGTTCGTAACCAGTTCGCGACCGCGCTCGCGGCCCGCGACAGTCTGGCGCTCGCGCGCGAGAATGAAGCGCGCGCTCGCGAACTCGTCCGCGTGGCGCAGGCAATGGTCGACACCGGGAACGAGCCGCCGCTGCGGGCCTTCCGTGCCAACGCGGCGCTGGTCCAGGCAACCGCCGAACTGCGCACCGCCGAGGCCGAGGAACGGACGGCGCGCCGTTCGCTGGCAGCGCTTCTCGGCAGCTCGGTTGCTCCGGCCGAACTGGTCGAAGGCGACCTGTGGGTGATGCCTGCCTCGGTTGACTCGCTGGCCACGCTCGACGTGCGGCTTGCCGAGACCGACCGCCTCATCGCCGAAGCTCGCCTCCAGGGGCAGCACGCCGACGGTCGCCTCGACCCATCGGTTGGCTTCGGGGTGCGGCAGCTTCGCGATACAGGTGATCGCGCGCTCATTGCGAATGTCTCGGTGCCGCTCCCGATCTTCGATCGCAACCGCGGCAACATCTCGGCCGCCAAGTCCGACGTTGCTGCCGCCATCGCGCGGCGGGAGAATGCGGTCGTCAACGCCGAGGCGAAAATCGCCAACGCCCAGGCCGAACTCGACGCCGCCCAAGCTCGCCTCGCGGCGCTTGAGGGCAGCGGCATCGAGCAGGCGCGCGAAGGTGTCCGGCTCGCCGAACTCAGCTACCGCGCCGGCAAGTCATCGCTCGTCGAATATATCGACGCGCAGCAGGCTTATGCGGCAACGCAGGCCGAGCTGATCGCGGCGCGCCAGGCCCGGGCCGAAGCCCGCGCCATCCTCTCGCGCCAGGCCGCCGCCGACGGCGATGCGGATCATCAGCCATGA